The Petropleomorpha daqingensis genome includes a window with the following:
- a CDS encoding DUF6544 family protein, with translation MQPPRAFRTRVASAGLPVGTTTAPVTDDDLAVLPPVVVRYLRAMGVVGRAWSFQAHWSGRFRLGPDKPWMPCDAWQYNSALEIARLFRMRLLVGRVVPMWGWDTYRNGTGRMLGKALGLVTVADGSGPEFDTGELTTWLNDAVLLAPGMLLSIKATWEATGEDSFRVSVTDAGRTVSAEVFLDDDDRPRDFRSEDRYADLPGGLVRALWSTPVTGWTVVDGRPRITGGAAVWHLPDCEFRYGELALTDLALDVAPNSAGGAVHPDG, from the coding sequence GTGCAGCCGCCGCGCGCCTTCCGCACGCGGGTCGCGTCCGCCGGGTTGCCCGTGGGGACGACGACCGCCCCGGTGACGGACGACGACCTCGCTGTCCTGCCCCCGGTCGTCGTCCGCTACCTGCGGGCCATGGGCGTGGTCGGGCGCGCCTGGTCCTTTCAGGCCCACTGGAGCGGCCGGTTCCGCCTCGGCCCGGACAAGCCCTGGATGCCGTGCGACGCCTGGCAGTACAACTCCGCGCTCGAGATCGCCCGGCTGTTCCGCATGCGGCTGCTCGTCGGCCGGGTGGTGCCCATGTGGGGTTGGGACACCTACCGCAACGGCACCGGCCGGATGCTCGGCAAGGCGCTCGGGCTGGTGACCGTAGCCGACGGCTCGGGTCCCGAGTTCGACACCGGCGAGCTGACGACGTGGCTCAACGACGCCGTTCTGCTCGCCCCCGGCATGCTGCTGTCGATCAAGGCGACCTGGGAGGCCACGGGCGAGGACAGCTTCCGGGTCTCGGTCACCGACGCCGGCCGCACGGTCAGTGCCGAGGTGTTCCTGGACGACGACGACCGCCCGCGGGACTTCCGCAGCGAGGACCGCTACGCCGACCTGCCCGGCGGCCTCGTCCGCGCGCTCTGGAGCACGCCGGTGACGGGTTGGACCGTCGTCGACGGCCGGCCGCGGATCACCGGCGGCGCCGCGGTCTGGCACCTGCCGGACTGCGAGTTCCGCTACGGCGAGCTGGCGCTGACCGACCTCGCCCTCGACGTCGCGCCAAACTCCGCCGGCGGCGCTGTTCACCCGGACGGGTGA
- a CDS encoding DUF3303 domain-containing protein, translating into MKYVLQWTNRSGGSSEENLASLQRSLEVLSKWTPSTTIHQFVARVDGGGGFAVGETDDMAVLARDCAIFTPYVDIAVHPVLDVAQGAEALGAGVEFNRTN; encoded by the coding sequence ATGAAGTACGTGCTGCAGTGGACGAACCGCTCGGGCGGATCGTCGGAGGAGAACCTGGCGTCGCTCCAGCGGTCGCTGGAGGTGCTGAGCAAGTGGACCCCCAGCACGACCATCCACCAGTTCGTGGCGCGGGTGGACGGCGGTGGGGGGTTCGCCGTCGGGGAGACCGATGACATGGCGGTCCTGGCGCGAGACTGCGCCATCTTCACCCCGTACGTGGACATCGCCGTGCACCCGGTTCTCGATGTGGCGCAGGGCGCCGAGGCGCTGGGCGCCGGCGTGGAGTTCAACCGGACGAACTGA
- a CDS encoding ATP-binding protein: MSEGPGEFAERLRRFRERAALTQEELAERAGVTAKAISALERGERRRPYPHTVRALADALKLDDADRDALSAAARPSAAVAAEGPAVPLIGRERDREELVRLLGEHRLVTLTGPGGVGKTTLAVAVAGAGATVVELAPVAEARLVVPTLARALGVRQSGAALLDAVVAQLGSREHLVVLDNLEHVLDAAGDVAELLTKAPRLTVLATSRAPLRIRAEREYPLAPLPVPGSSHPDDVARSPAVQVFLDRARAAGREVALHGNAAELAQICRRLDGLPLALELAAAHARFLDPAALLQRLDQAVQSPRSRDLPERQRTMRATLDWSHDLLTSAEQLLLRRLSVFAGGFPLDAAEHLQPGAFAALGGLVEQSLVVAEDGRYRMLEPVRQYAAARLAEAGETAVVADRAADFFVDLAADVRPGLETAEQRASLDRLAAEHGNLAATFAHLIAARRHGDAALLAADTWMYWALRGNGLEGLGWVTRIPEDGLDDEECAARAVALAVLRYATGDIPGIVAPAATAAEAARAAGDDARLAEALELRASAALFLGDPQAAALAEEARQVARETGNPWIEAHTAQVEGRRLLRLGDLDGAAAALADAERLARKAGAPFTIATALNARATLARARGEDDVALELLLEVVDLAAAVRTTWNLAYALPDLGALAAERGQAELAAELFGAGAAAAAVTVAVPPDPELAGRWLNTARDEVGEEAFGRAWERGRHVLPADVPALAARISRGPSRRTSGTSGRTRS, translated from the coding sequence GTGAGCGAGGGACCGGGCGAGTTCGCGGAGCGGCTGCGGCGCTTCCGCGAGCGGGCCGCGCTCACGCAGGAGGAGCTCGCCGAGCGCGCCGGCGTCACCGCCAAGGCGATCAGCGCCCTGGAGCGCGGCGAGCGGCGTCGTCCGTATCCGCACACCGTCCGCGCGCTCGCCGACGCGCTGAAGCTGGACGACGCCGACCGCGACGCCCTCTCCGCCGCGGCGAGGCCGTCCGCCGCGGTTGCAGCCGAGGGCCCGGCCGTCCCGCTGATCGGCCGGGAGCGCGACCGGGAGGAGCTCGTCCGCCTGCTGGGCGAGCACCGGCTGGTCACGCTCACCGGGCCCGGCGGGGTCGGCAAGACGACCCTGGCCGTCGCGGTCGCCGGAGCAGGCGCCACGGTCGTGGAGCTCGCGCCGGTCGCCGAGGCGCGGCTCGTCGTCCCCACTCTCGCCCGGGCACTGGGCGTCCGGCAGTCCGGCGCCGCACTGCTCGACGCCGTCGTCGCGCAGCTCGGCAGCCGCGAGCACCTCGTCGTCCTCGACAACCTGGAGCACGTGCTCGACGCCGCCGGCGACGTCGCCGAGCTGCTGACCAAGGCGCCCCGGTTGACCGTGCTGGCCACCAGCCGGGCGCCGCTGCGGATCCGCGCCGAGCGCGAGTACCCGCTCGCACCCCTGCCGGTGCCCGGCAGCAGCCATCCCGACGACGTCGCCCGCTCCCCCGCCGTCCAGGTCTTCCTAGACCGTGCCCGCGCCGCGGGCCGCGAGGTCGCGCTCCACGGAAACGCCGCCGAGCTCGCGCAGATCTGCCGCCGCCTCGACGGCCTCCCGCTCGCCCTCGAGCTGGCCGCCGCGCACGCCCGCTTCCTCGATCCCGCCGCGCTGCTGCAGCGGCTCGACCAGGCGGTGCAGTCCCCGCGCTCCCGCGACCTGCCCGAACGGCAGCGCACCATGCGGGCGACCCTCGACTGGAGCCACGACTTGCTCACCTCGGCCGAGCAGCTGCTGCTCCGGCGGCTGTCGGTCTTCGCCGGCGGCTTTCCCCTCGACGCCGCCGAGCACCTGCAGCCCGGCGCGTTCGCCGCCCTCGGCGGGCTGGTCGAGCAGTCACTCGTCGTCGCCGAGGACGGCCGCTACCGGATGCTCGAGCCGGTCCGGCAGTACGCCGCGGCCCGGCTCGCCGAGGCCGGCGAGACCGCCGTCGTCGCCGACCGGGCGGCCGACTTCTTCGTCGACCTCGCCGCCGACGTCCGGCCCGGCCTGGAGACCGCCGAGCAGCGCGCGTCGCTCGACCGGCTCGCCGCCGAGCACGGCAACCTCGCGGCGACCTTCGCCCACCTGATCGCGGCCCGCCGGCACGGCGACGCCGCACTGCTCGCCGCCGACACCTGGATGTACTGGGCGCTCCGGGGCAACGGCCTCGAGGGACTGGGCTGGGTCACCCGGATCCCGGAGGACGGGCTGGACGACGAGGAGTGCGCCGCCCGGGCCGTCGCGCTCGCCGTGCTGCGCTACGCGACAGGCGACATCCCCGGCATCGTCGCCCCCGCCGCGACCGCGGCCGAGGCGGCCCGCGCCGCCGGTGACGACGCCCGGCTGGCGGAGGCGCTGGAGCTGCGCGCGTCGGCGGCCCTCTTCCTCGGCGATCCGCAGGCCGCGGCGCTGGCCGAGGAGGCCCGCCAGGTCGCGCGCGAGACCGGCAACCCCTGGATCGAGGCCCACACCGCGCAGGTCGAGGGCCGGCGGCTGCTCCGCCTCGGCGACCTCGACGGCGCGGCGGCCGCTCTCGCCGACGCCGAGCGGCTGGCCCGCAAGGCCGGCGCGCCCTTCACGATCGCGACGGCGCTCAACGCGCGGGCCACCCTCGCCAGGGCCAGGGGCGAGGACGACGTCGCGCTGGAGCTGCTGCTGGAGGTCGTCGACCTGGCGGCCGCCGTCCGGACGACGTGGAACCTGGCCTACGCGCTGCCGGACCTGGGCGCCCTCGCCGCCGAACGGGGCCAGGCCGAGCTGGCCGCGGAGCTGTTCGGGGCCGGCGCCGCCGCGGCGGCGGTGACGGTCGCCGTCCCGCCCGATCCCGAGCTGGCCGGCCGGTGGCTCAACACCGCCCGCGACGAGGTCGGCGAAGAGGCGTTCGGGCGGGCGTGGGAACGCGGCCGGCACGTGCTGCCGGCCGACGTCCCCGCGCTGGCCGCGCGGATCAGCCGCGGACCCTCGCGACGTACTTCCGGTACTTCCGGGCGAACACGGTCTTGA
- a CDS encoding hemerythrin domain-containing protein, whose translation MTTTSNTQLTDVSDMYTVHRAFRREFGLMPQLVRGVAAGDTGRAAVLADHGRRILTGLHYHHSGEDELLWPKLLERCPPDEELIHRMEGQHHRVEDCTERLTAALDRWEAEARPAVTTEVADTFAELADVLFLHLGEEEQNILPLAARHVSQEEWRQLGEHGFGQMAKSELPLMFWMVVEDATPAEATEMYANVPLPVRILLKTVFARKYRKYVARVRG comes from the coding sequence ATGACAACGACCTCGAACACCCAGCTCACCGACGTCTCCGACATGTACACCGTGCACCGCGCGTTCCGCCGCGAGTTCGGCCTGATGCCGCAGCTCGTGCGCGGGGTCGCCGCGGGTGACACCGGCCGCGCCGCCGTCCTGGCCGACCACGGCCGGCGGATCCTGACCGGCCTGCACTACCACCACTCCGGCGAGGACGAGCTGCTCTGGCCGAAGCTGCTCGAGCGCTGCCCGCCCGACGAGGAGCTCATCCACCGCATGGAGGGCCAGCACCACCGGGTCGAGGACTGCACCGAGCGGCTGACCGCCGCGCTCGACCGCTGGGAGGCCGAGGCCCGCCCAGCGGTCACCACCGAGGTCGCCGACACCTTCGCCGAGCTCGCCGACGTCCTCTTCCTGCACCTGGGCGAGGAGGAGCAGAACATCCTGCCGCTGGCCGCCCGGCACGTCAGCCAGGAGGAGTGGCGCCAGCTCGGCGAGCACGGCTTCGGTCAGATGGCGAAGTCCGAGCTGCCGTTGATGTTCTGGATGGTCGTCGAGGACGCGACGCCTGCGGAGGCGACGGAGATGTACGCCAACGTCCCGCTGCCGGTGCGGATCCTGCTCAAGACCGTGTTCGCCCGGAAGTACCGGAAGTACGTCGCGAGGGTCCGCGGCTGA
- a CDS encoding NAD(P)H-dependent flavin oxidoreductase, with the protein MQTRFTRLVGCSVPIQLAPMGAVSSPDLAAAVADAGGVGTVTSLGSPPEVFLARLDDLCERTDGALSANVLLPDVDEEFLAAVAEHVRLVDFFWFDPQPQLVEIAHRAGALVAWQVGSVEEARAAADAGCDVVTVQGLEAGGHVRGHEPLFPLLQEVLDAVAVPVLAAGGISDPGTFAEVMRAGADGARIGTRFIATTESGAHPAYKQAIVDAGDDATVITDAFADCPLCATSPRARVLRAAVDRVNAIEDDVVGTAAMGDRSMPIPRHSGMPPFAGVDGHVDAMALYAGAGVGSVDAVRPAAEVIAELMAAADRPPAHAG; encoded by the coding sequence ATGCAGACTCGGTTCACCCGGTTGGTCGGCTGCTCCGTCCCGATCCAGCTGGCCCCCATGGGCGCGGTCTCGTCCCCCGACCTCGCGGCGGCGGTCGCCGACGCCGGCGGCGTCGGCACGGTCACCTCCCTGGGGTCGCCACCCGAGGTCTTCCTCGCCCGCCTCGACGACCTGTGCGAGCGCACGGACGGCGCCCTGTCGGCCAACGTCCTCCTCCCGGACGTCGACGAGGAGTTCCTCGCGGCGGTCGCCGAGCACGTGCGCCTCGTCGACTTCTTCTGGTTCGACCCGCAGCCGCAGCTGGTGGAGATCGCCCACCGGGCCGGCGCGCTCGTCGCCTGGCAGGTCGGCTCGGTCGAGGAGGCGCGCGCCGCCGCCGACGCCGGCTGCGACGTGGTGACCGTGCAGGGCCTCGAGGCGGGCGGCCACGTGCGTGGACACGAACCGCTGTTCCCCCTGCTGCAGGAGGTCCTCGACGCCGTGGCCGTGCCGGTTCTCGCCGCCGGCGGGATCTCCGACCCCGGGACGTTCGCCGAGGTGATGCGCGCAGGTGCGGACGGCGCCCGGATCGGCACGCGGTTCATCGCGACCACCGAGTCCGGCGCGCACCCCGCCTACAAGCAGGCGATCGTGGACGCCGGCGACGACGCCACCGTGATCACCGACGCGTTCGCCGACTGCCCGCTGTGCGCCACCAGCCCTCGAGCCAGGGTGCTGCGCGCGGCCGTCGATCGGGTCAATGCAATTGAGGACGACGTCGTCGGGACCGCGGCCATGGGCGACCGGAGCATGCCGATCCCCCGCCACTCCGGGATGCCGCCGTTCGCCGGGGTCGACGGGCACGTCGACGCGATGGCGCTCTACGCGGGCGCCGGCGTGGGCTCTGTCGACGCGGTGCGGCCCGCGGCCGAGGTGATCGCCGAGCTGATGGCCGCTGCCGACCGTCCGCCCGCGCACGCCGGCTGA
- a CDS encoding DUF4407 domain-containing protein, whose translation MARRRGRIGNALAVLAGARADILQVAPGSRAKFVALGGVLLSTGGLAVLSAAFAVHMAVGAVWPVAILIGLFWGLVIVNLDRMLLVGMAHDSSTKRNLLMAVPRVGLALVLGIVISTPLTLQIFHKEIDTEIVALQAEQSDAYKKSLDSDARFAGLPDLRDRVAAEQAIVASGGDGDTTLLPLTGAMTAAQTAYDQALATQQDLQNKAQCELNGTCGTGEPGTGEAYVQARAAADAQAAVVASAKSDLDAATAALSSGQARSASQAASSLETDQAELARLTADQTRLQQAFDATNADNTGILIRLQALGRLSDTNSTLGFAHFMLSLLFICIELLPVFMKTLLNFSPATAYDKLAEIRDDGDISVETMQQQTRREVERAQQELLILAEKERVDRQKEAVLARRRARLQLAAERQVVPADLQAEDDEPIRKPWDTGPIFEVAKNVVRSLRPRAGDRVDAAS comes from the coding sequence ATGGCACGTCGACGAGGGCGGATCGGCAACGCGCTGGCGGTGCTGGCGGGTGCCCGGGCGGACATCCTCCAGGTGGCGCCGGGCTCGCGCGCGAAGTTCGTCGCGCTCGGTGGCGTGCTGCTGTCGACCGGCGGCCTCGCCGTCCTCTCCGCGGCTTTCGCCGTCCACATGGCCGTCGGTGCCGTCTGGCCGGTGGCGATCCTGATCGGCCTGTTCTGGGGCCTGGTGATCGTCAACCTCGACCGGATGCTGCTGGTCGGGATGGCGCACGACTCGTCGACCAAGCGCAACCTGCTGATGGCCGTGCCGCGGGTGGGGCTCGCGCTCGTGCTCGGCATCGTGATCTCGACCCCGCTGACGCTGCAGATCTTCCACAAGGAGATCGACACCGAGATCGTCGCGCTGCAGGCCGAGCAGTCCGACGCGTACAAGAAGTCGCTGGACAGCGACGCGCGCTTCGCCGGCCTCCCGGACCTGCGGGATCGCGTGGCCGCCGAGCAAGCGATCGTCGCGTCCGGTGGGGACGGCGACACGACCCTTCTTCCGTTGACCGGCGCGATGACCGCCGCGCAGACGGCGTACGACCAGGCGCTGGCGACCCAGCAGGACCTGCAGAACAAGGCGCAGTGCGAGCTGAACGGCACGTGCGGCACCGGCGAGCCCGGCACCGGCGAGGCGTACGTGCAGGCGCGGGCGGCCGCCGACGCTCAGGCCGCGGTCGTCGCCTCGGCGAAGTCGGACCTGGACGCGGCCACTGCCGCGCTGTCGTCGGGGCAGGCGCGCTCGGCGTCGCAGGCGGCGTCTTCGCTGGAGACGGACCAGGCCGAGCTGGCCCGGCTGACCGCCGACCAGACGCGGCTGCAGCAGGCGTTCGACGCGACCAACGCCGACAACACCGGCATCCTCATCCGCCTGCAGGCCCTGGGCCGGCTGTCGGACACGAACTCGACGCTCGGGTTCGCGCACTTCATGCTCTCGCTGCTGTTCATCTGCATCGAGCTGCTGCCGGTGTTCATGAAGACGCTGCTCAACTTCAGCCCGGCGACGGCGTACGACAAGCTCGCCGAGATCCGTGACGACGGCGACATCAGCGTCGAGACGATGCAGCAGCAGACCCGCCGCGAGGTCGAGCGGGCGCAGCAGGAGCTGCTGATCCTGGCCGAGAAGGAGCGGGTCGACCGGCAGAAGGAAGCGGTGCTCGCCAGGCGTCGGGCGCGGCTGCAGCTGGCGGCCGAGCGGCAGGTCGTGCCGGCCGACCTCCAGGCCGAGGACGACGAGCCGATCCGCAAGCCGTGGGACACCGGGCCGATCTTCGAGGTGGCGAAGAACGTCGTCCGTTCGCTGCGGCCTCGGGCCGGCGACCGCGTCGACGCCGCCAGCTGA